From Pan troglodytes isolate AG18354 chromosome 9, NHGRI_mPanTro3-v2.0_pri, whole genome shotgun sequence, the proteins below share one genomic window:
- the PHLDB1 gene encoding pleckstrin homology-like domain family B member 1 isoform X11, with translation MCAWRAKAAAERTPARPGGPLATAMHRLGRGRGRPPGTQELWSLRTMDALNRNQIGPGCKTQTMVQKGPLDLIETGKGLKVQTDKPHLVSLGSGRLSTAITLLPLEEGCMLCLGQSTFLRFNHPAEAKWMKSMIPAGGRAPGPPYSPVPAESESLVNGNHTPQTATRGPSACASHSSLVSSIEKDLQEIMDSLVLEEPGAAGKKPAATSPLSPMANGGRYLLSPPTSPGAMSVGSSYENTSPAFSPLSSPASSGSCASHSPSGQEPGPSVPPLVPARSSSYHLALQPPQSRPSGARSESPRLSRKGGHERPPSPGLRGLLTDSPAATVLAEARRATESPRLGGQLPVVAISLSEYPASGALSQPTSIPGSPKFQPPVPAPRNKIGTLQDRPPSPFREPPGSERVLTTSPSRQLVGRTFSDGLATRTLQPPESPRLGRRGLDSMRELPPLSPSLSRRALSPLPTRTTPDPKLNREVAESPRPRRWAAHGASPEDFSLTLGARGRRTRSPSPTLGESLAPRKGSFSGRLSPAYSLGSLTGASPCQSPCVQRKLSSGDLRVPVTRERKNSITEISDNEDDLLEYHRRQRQERLREQEMERLERQRLETILNLCAEYSRADGGPEAGELPSIGEATAALALAGRRPSRGLAGASGRSSEEPGVATQRLWESMERSDEENLKEECSSTESTQQEHEDAPSTKLQGEVLALEEERAQVLGRVEQLKVRVKELEQQLQESAREAEMERALLQGEREAERALLQKEQKAVDQLQEKLVALETGIQKERDKERAELAAGRRHLEARQALYAELQTQLDNCPESVREQLQEQLRREAEALETETKLFEDLEFQQLERESRVEEERELAGQGLLRSKAELLRSIAKRKERLAILDSQAGQIRAQAVQESERLARDKNASLQLLQKEKEKLTVLERRYHSLTGGRPFPKTTSTLKEAELLISESSEMGLGTKALGLFPGSSQAGASSVSLTPPASTLLCPKAQEYVMLEQLKVMRGTSPMPPAPVPGLSPWASASRDLVPTTCLPPMLPSSSFASITPSPKMEKLLLPAVDLEQWYQELMAGLGTGPAAASPHSSPPPLPAKASRQLQVYRSKMDGEATSPLPQTRSGPLPSSSGSSSSSSQLSVATLGRSPSPKSALLTQNGTGSLPRNLAATLQDIETKRQLALQQKVESLPAEPLPTDDPAGQQVIEEQRRRLAELKQKAAAEAQCQWDALHGAAPFPAGPSGFPPLMHHSILHHLPAGRERGEEGEHAYDTLSLESSDSMETSISTGGNSACSPDNMSSASGLDMGKIEEMEKMLKEAHAEKNRLMESREREMELRRQALEEERRRREQVERRLQSESARRQQLVEKEVKMREKQFSQARPLTRYLPIRKEDFDLKTHIESSGHGVDTCLHVVLSSKVCRGYLVKMGGKIKSWKKRWFVFDRLKRTLSYYVDKHETKLKGVIYFQAIEEVYYDHLRSAAKKRFFRFTMVTESPNPALTFCVKTHDRLYYMVAPSAEAMRIWMDVIVTGAEGYTQFMN, from the exons CAGAATCAGAAAGTCTGGTAAATGGGAACCACACCCCACAGACTGCAACACGGGGACCCTCTGCCTGTGCCAGCCACAGTTCCCTGGTGAGCTCTATTGAGAAGGACCTGCAAGAGATCATGGACTCACTGGTGCTAGAGGAGCCTGGAGCTGCTGGCAAGAAGCCTGCCGCAACCTCTCCACTGTCGCCGATGGCTAATGGTGGGCGCTACCTGCTGTCTCCCCCAACCAGCCCCGGCGCCATGTCTGTGGGCTCCAGCTATGAGAACACCTCTCCAGCCTTCTCTCCACTCTCTTCACCAGCCAGCAGTGGAAGCTGTGCCAGTCACTCACCCAGTGGGCAAGAGCCAGGACCTTCTGTGCCCCCGCTGGTACCTGCCCGTTCCTCCAGCTACCATCTGGCCCTACAGCCCCCACAGTCCCGCCCAAGTGGTGCTCGCTCCGAGAGTCCTCGGCTGAGCAGGAAAGGGGGCCATGAGAGGCCTCCCAGTCCTGGCCTCCGGGGTCTGCTGACAGACAGCCCTGCAGCTACTGTCTTGGCGGAGGCCCGGAGAGCCACTGAGAGCCCCCGGCTGGGTGGGCAGCTGCCTGTGGTGGCCATCAGCCTGAGTGAATACCCAGCTTCTGGTGCTCTCAGTCAACCCACCAGCATTCCTGGCAGCCCCAAGTTTCAGCCTCCAGTCCCTGCTCCCCGAAACAAGATTGGCACACTCCAGGACCGCCCTCCCAGCCCTTTCCGTGAGCCTCCAGGCAGTGAGCGGGTGCTAACAACCAGCCCCTCACGCCAACTGGTGGGCCGAACATTTTCAGATGGGTTAGCCACCCGTACCCTGCAGCCTCCTGAGAGTCCCCGCCTGGGCCGGCGGGGCCTGGACAGTATGCGAGAACTACCCCCCTTAAGTCCATCTCTGTCCCGGCGAGCTCTCTCCCCGCTGCCCACCCGGACCACCCCAGATCCCAAGCTAAACAGGGAAGTGGCAGAGAGTCCTCGGCCCCGGCGCTGGGCAGCCCATGGGGCTTCACCAGAGGACTTCTCCCTGACGCTGGGGGCACGGGGCCGTAGGACACGGAGCCCCTCACCCACACTGGGTGAGTCTCTGGCACCCCGCAAGGGCAGCTTCAGTGGCAGGCTGAGCCCAGCCTACAGTCTGGGCTCTCTTACTGGGGCTTCACCCTGCCAGAGTCCCTGTGTCCAGAGGAAGCTCTCCAGCGGGGACTTGCGGGTGCCTGTCACAAGGGAGCGGAAAAATAGCATCACAGAGATCAGTGACAATGAGGACGACCTCCTGGAGTACCACCGGCGACAGCGCCAAGAGCGGCTCCGGGAGCAGGAGATGGAGAGGCTG GAACGCCAGCGCCTGGAGACCATCCTGAACCTGTGTGCCGAATACAGCCGGGCTGATGGGGGACCTGAGGCTGGGGAGCTTCCCAGCATTGGGGAGGCCACCGCAGCATTGGCACTGGCAGGCCGGAGGCCCTCACGAGGCCTTGCAGGGGCCTCTGGGCGGAGCAGCGAGGAGCCTGGAGTTGCCACCCAACGCCTATGGGAGAGTATGGAGCGCTCAGATGAGGAAAATCTCAAGGAGGAGTGCAGCAGCACTGAGAGCACCCAGCAGGAG CACGAAGATGCACCTAGCACCAAGCTCCAGGGAGAGGTGCTAGCCCTGGAAGAAGAGCGGGCTCAGGTGCTGGGGCGCGTGGAGCAGCTCAAGGTCCGTGTGAAGGAGCTAGAGCAGCAGCTGCAGGAGTCAGCCCGAGAG GCCGAAATGGAGCGGGCACTgctgcagggagagagggaggcagagcgGGCACTGCTGCAGAAGGAGCAGAAGGCAGTGGATCAGCTGCAGGAGAAGCTGGTGGCCTTGGAGACAGGCATCCAGAAGGAGAGGGACAAG GAGAGGGCGGAGCTGGCCGCGGGACGGAGGCACCTGGAGGCCCGCCAGGCGCTCTACGCCGAGCTCCAGACGCAGCTCGATAACTGCCCCGAGTCAGTGCGGGAACAGTTACAGGAGCAGCTGAGAAGG GAGGCAGAGGCCCTGGAGACTGAGACAAAGCTCTTTGAGGACTTGGAGTTCCAGCAGTTGGAGCGGGAGAGCCGCGTGGAGGAGGAGCGCGAGCTGGCCGGCCAGGGGCTGCTCCGGAGCAAGGCTGAGCTGCTCCGCAGCATCGCCAAGAGGAAG GAGCGCCTGGCCATCCTGGACAGTCAGGCTGGGCAGATCCGGGCTCAGGCCGTGCAGGAGTCAGAACGCCTGGCCCGGGACAAGAATGCCTCCTTACAGCTGCTGCAAAAG GAGAAGGAGAAGCTGACTGTGCTGGAAAGGAGATACCACTCACTCACAGGGGGCAGGCCTTTCCCGAAGACCACATCGACCCTCAAAGAG GCTGAGCTGCTCATCTCCGAGTCCTCAGAGATGGGGCTGGGGACTAAGGCTCTGGGCCTTTTCCCAGGGTCTTCTCAGGCTGGGGCCTCCTCTGTCTCTTTAACCCCACCTGCTTCCACTCTTCTctgccccaaagcacaagag TACGTGATGCTTGAGCAGCTAAAGGTGATGCGGGGCACCTCGCCCATGCCCCCAGCCCCTGTGCCAGGCCTTTCTCCCTgggcctccgcctcccgggaccTGGTTCCCACCACCTGCCTTCCTCCCATGCTGCCCTCCTCCTCGTTCGCTTCCATCACGCCTTCACCTAAG ATGGAAAAGCTGCTGCTCCCTGCTGTAGACTTAGAGCAGTGGTACCAGGAGCTGATGGCCGGGCTGGGGACTGGCCCCGCTGCAGCCTCCCCTCACTCTTCTCCCCCGCCTCTGCCCGCCAAAGCTTCCCGTCAACTGCAG GTTTACCGCTCCAAGATGGATGGCGAGGCCACCAGCCCCCTTCCCCAGACCCGCAGtggccccctcccctcctcctctggctcttcctcctcctcctcccagctcaGCGTGGCTACCCTGGGGCGTAGCCCCTCCCCAAAG AGCGCTCTACTCACCCAGAATGGCACGGGCAGCCTTCCTCGCAACCTGGCAGCCACACTGCAGGACATCGAGACCAAGCGCCAACTAGCTCTGCAGCAGAAGG TCGAGTCGCTTCCCGCCGAGCCCCTCCCAACCGACGACCCAGCAG GACAACAGGTGATTGAAGAGCAGCGGCGGCGACTGGCTGAGCTGAAGCAGAAAGCGGCAGCTGAGGCACAGTGCCAGTGGGATGCCCTTCATGGGGCAGCACCCTTCCCAGCGGGCCCCTCGGGCTTCCCCCCTCTCATGCACCACTCTATCCTACACCACCTGCCTGCGGGGCGGGAGCGTGGGGAGGAGGGTGAGCACGCCTACGATACGCTGAGTCTGGAGAGCTCTGACAGCATGGAGACCAGCATCTCCACCGGGGGCAACTCGGCCTGCTCCCCTGACAACATGTCCAG cGCGAGTGGTCTGGACATGGGGAAGATCGAGGAGATGGAGAAGATGCTGAAAGAGGCTCATGCAGAGAAGAACCGGCTCATGGAGTCGAGG GAGCGGGAGATGGAGCTGCGGCGGCAGGCCCTGGAGGAGGAGCGGCGGAGGCGTGAGCAGGTAGAACGGAGGCTGCAGAGTGAGAGTGCCCGGAGGCAGCAGCTGGTCGAGAAGGAGGTCAAGATGCGGGAGAAACAATTTTCCCAG GCACGACCCCTGACCCGCTACCTGCCAATCCGGAAGGAGGACTTTGACCTGAAGACACATATTGAGTCATCGGGCCATGGTGTTGATACCTGCCTGCACGTGGTGCTCAGCAGCAAG GTCTGCCGTGGCTACTTGGTCAAGATGGGCGGCAAGATTAAATCATGGAAGAAGCGCTGGTTTGTCTTCGACCGGCTCAAGCGCACCCTTTCCTATTATGTGG ACAAGCATGAGACGAAGCTGAAGGGAGTCATCTATTTCCAGGCCATTGAGGAAGTGTACTACGACCACCTGCGCAGTGCAGCCAAG aAGAGGTTTTTCCGCTTCACTATGGTGACTGAG AGCCCGAACCCAGCCCTCACCTTCTGCGTAAAGACCCATGACCGACTGTACTACATGGTGGCCCCATCTGCAGAGGCCATGCGTATCTGGATGGATGTCATTGTCACAGGGGCTGAGGGCTACACTCAGTTCATGAACTAA